A stretch of Microbacterium caowuchunii DNA encodes these proteins:
- a CDS encoding DnaJ C-terminal domain-containing protein, protein MASQDWFDKDFYATLGVAKDVSDAELKKTYRKLARKYHPDSNQGDSAAEAKFKEISEAYAVLSDKEQREEYDQIRAMGSGARFTAGGQGAGGFEDVFSRFGQGRGGGARFDQAGDFDDFFTMFDRGGASGGFGAGRFGQTSGGFRGYGGPTRGADVMARTTLDFATAAGGETISLQGEDGKPFKVKIPAGVADGQKIRLRGRGRPSPDGGENGDIVVQVSVRPHPVFVRDGLNIRLTVPVTFTEAVLGATIEVPTLGGDTVKLRVAPGTPSGRVLRVKGRGIKTQKGTGDLLAEVQVAVPTHLDDAAREALEAFQALEPKENPRADLMAKARV, encoded by the coding sequence GTGGCCAGTCAGGACTGGTTCGACAAGGACTTCTACGCCACGCTCGGTGTCGCCAAGGACGTCTCCGACGCGGAACTCAAGAAGACGTACCGCAAGCTGGCGCGCAAGTACCACCCCGACTCCAATCAGGGCGACAGCGCCGCCGAGGCGAAGTTCAAGGAGATCAGCGAGGCGTACGCCGTGCTGAGCGACAAGGAGCAGCGCGAGGAGTACGACCAGATCCGTGCGATGGGCTCCGGCGCGCGCTTCACGGCGGGCGGTCAGGGTGCCGGTGGCTTCGAGGACGTGTTCTCGAGGTTCGGGCAGGGCCGCGGCGGGGGAGCCCGCTTCGACCAGGCGGGCGACTTCGACGACTTCTTCACGATGTTCGACCGGGGTGGTGCGTCCGGCGGTTTCGGAGCCGGCCGGTTCGGTCAGACCTCGGGCGGATTCCGCGGATACGGCGGCCCCACCCGTGGTGCCGACGTCATGGCGCGCACCACGCTCGACTTCGCCACGGCGGCCGGTGGGGAGACCATCAGCCTGCAGGGTGAGGACGGCAAGCCGTTCAAGGTGAAGATCCCCGCGGGCGTCGCCGACGGGCAGAAGATCCGCCTGCGCGGTCGCGGGCGTCCCTCGCCCGACGGCGGCGAGAACGGCGACATCGTCGTGCAGGTGTCGGTGCGGCCGCATCCGGTGTTCGTCCGTGACGGGCTGAACATCCGTCTGACCGTTCCGGTGACCTTCACCGAAGCGGTGCTCGGCGCCACGATCGAGGTCCCGACGCTCGGCGGCGACACGGTCAAGCTGCGTGTCGCGCCGGGGACGCCCTCGGGCCGGGTGCTGCGGGTCAAGGGCCGCGGCATCAAGACGCAGAAGGGCACCGGCGATCTCCTCGCCGAGGTGCAGGTGGCCGTTCCCACTCACCTCGACGACGCCGCGCGCGAGGCGCTGGAGGCCTTCCAGGCCCTCGAGCCGAAAGAGAACCCCCGGGCCGATCTCATGGCCAAGGCCAGGGTCTGA
- a CDS encoding heat shock protein transcriptional repressor HspR: MSEDEIDEETPVFAIATAADLAGMHPQTLRQYDRLGLVVPARTKGGSRRYSVRHVEQLREVGRLSADGMSLPAIARIIELENRVRDLHARVYELETRMQEELARRPGARVFAAGPSGSVVTLRSGTRVRRATDVVVWRPRRELASDDDSAR; this comes from the coding sequence GTGTCCGAGGACGAGATCGATGAGGAGACCCCGGTCTTCGCGATCGCGACGGCCGCCGACCTCGCCGGAATGCACCCGCAGACGCTCCGCCAGTACGACCGGCTCGGGCTGGTCGTGCCGGCACGGACGAAGGGCGGGTCGCGCCGGTACTCGGTGCGCCACGTCGAGCAGTTGCGCGAGGTGGGTCGCCTTTCCGCGGACGGTATGAGCCTGCCCGCGATCGCCCGCATCATCGAGCTGGAGAACCGGGTGCGCGATCTGCATGCCCGCGTGTACGAGCTCGAGACGCGGATGCAGGAGGAGCTCGCGCGCCGGCCGGGGGCACGGGTGTTCGCCGCGGGGCCGAGCGGCTCCGTCGTCACACTCCGCTCGGGCACGCGCGTCCGCCGCGCGACGGACGTGGTCGTCTGGCGACCGCGCCGCGAGCTCGCATCCGACGACGACTCGGCGCGCTGA
- a CDS encoding ABC transporter ATP-binding protein, which translates to MLGKLLVRYLSTYRWLLLGVLVFQFTSAMAALYLPRLNADIIDQGVARGDTAYIWSTGTFMLAISLGQITASIIATYFAARAAMAAGRDIRRDVFEKVSAFSEREVSQFGPGSLITRNTNDVQQVQMLAMMGATMLVTAPLLAIGGVVMALQQDVGLSWLIGVSVPTLLVIAGLVISRMVPLFRRFQTKLDAVNRIMREQLTGVRVVRAFVREHIEEERFRGANTDILIVGRKVGSLFVLLFPLAMLVLNVTVVGVIWFGGIQVDAGTVEIGTLFAFMQYVGQILMGVLMASFMTIMIPRAAVSAERIGEVLASESTLTRPAEPVRVFPRPGAVEFDGVGFTYPGAESPVLHGITFAAEPGETLAIVGSTGSGKTTLVSLIPRLFDATAGTVRVGGVDVREADLDLLWKGIGLVPQRPFLFTGTVASNLRFGREDATDEELWAALEIAQGRDFVEAMEGGLGARIAQGGTNVSGGQRQRLAIARAIVHQPDLLIFDDSFSALDLATDARLRQALWRELPDVTKVVVAQRISTVTGADRIVVLDGGRVVGLGTHRELLETSATYREIVESQLGVEA; encoded by the coding sequence ATGCTCGGAAAACTGCTGGTCCGCTACCTGTCGACGTACCGGTGGCTGCTGCTGGGCGTGCTCGTATTCCAGTTCACCTCGGCCATGGCCGCGCTCTATCTGCCCCGCCTGAACGCCGACATCATCGACCAGGGCGTCGCCCGCGGTGACACCGCCTACATCTGGTCCACCGGCACCTTCATGCTCGCCATCTCGCTCGGGCAGATCACCGCGTCGATCATCGCCACCTACTTCGCGGCCCGCGCGGCCATGGCGGCCGGCCGCGACATCCGCCGCGACGTCTTCGAGAAGGTCAGCGCCTTCTCCGAGCGCGAGGTATCGCAGTTCGGGCCGGGGTCGCTGATCACCCGCAACACCAACGACGTCCAGCAGGTGCAGATGCTCGCGATGATGGGCGCGACCATGCTGGTGACCGCGCCGCTCCTCGCGATCGGCGGTGTCGTGATGGCGCTGCAGCAGGACGTCGGGCTGAGCTGGCTGATCGGCGTGTCCGTGCCGACCCTCCTGGTCATCGCCGGCCTCGTCATCAGCCGGATGGTGCCGCTGTTCCGGCGCTTCCAGACGAAACTCGACGCGGTGAACCGGATCATGCGGGAGCAGCTCACCGGAGTCCGGGTCGTGCGCGCCTTCGTCCGCGAGCACATCGAGGAGGAGCGCTTCCGCGGCGCGAACACGGACATCCTGATCGTCGGGCGCAAGGTCGGTTCGCTGTTCGTGCTCCTGTTCCCGCTGGCCATGCTCGTGCTCAACGTCACGGTCGTCGGGGTCATCTGGTTCGGCGGCATCCAGGTGGATGCGGGGACGGTCGAGATCGGAACCCTCTTCGCGTTCATGCAGTACGTCGGTCAGATCCTGATGGGCGTGCTGATGGCGAGCTTCATGACGATCATGATCCCGCGTGCGGCCGTGTCGGCCGAGCGGATCGGCGAGGTGCTCGCCTCCGAATCCACCCTCACGCGCCCCGCCGAGCCGGTGCGCGTCTTCCCCCGCCCCGGCGCGGTCGAGTTCGACGGCGTCGGCTTCACCTACCCGGGCGCGGAATCGCCGGTCCTGCACGGGATCACCTTCGCCGCCGAGCCGGGTGAGACGCTCGCGATCGTCGGCTCGACCGGATCGGGTAAGACCACGCTCGTCTCGCTGATCCCGCGCCTGTTCGATGCGACCGCGGGTACCGTGCGGGTCGGCGGTGTCGACGTGCGCGAGGCCGATCTCGATCTCCTGTGGAAGGGGATCGGGCTGGTTCCGCAGCGCCCCTTCCTGTTCACCGGCACCGTGGCCTCGAACCTCCGCTTCGGGCGGGAGGACGCCACGGACGAGGAGCTGTGGGCGGCACTGGAGATCGCCCAGGGGCGCGACTTCGTGGAGGCGATGGAGGGCGGCCTCGGGGCGCGCATCGCCCAGGGCGGGACGAATGTGTCGGGCGGTCAGCGGCAGCGTCTCGCGATCGCGCGGGCGATCGTGCACCAGCCCGACCTGCTGATCTTCGACGACTCCTTCTCCGCTCTCGATCTCGCCACCGATGCGCGCCTGCGTCAGGCACTGTGGCGGGAGTTGCCGGATGTCACGAAGGTGGTCGTCGCGCAGCGGATCTCCACGGTCACCGGCGCCGACCGGATCGTCGTGCTCGACGGCGGCCGCGTGGTCGGCCTCGGCACCCACCGCGAACTGCTCGAGACCAGCGCCACCTACCGGGAGATCGTCGAATCGCAGCTGGGGGTGGAGGCATGA